The stretch of DNA AGCCGGAGGGTGGCGCCGCGCCTCATCCGCCCCGGGAAGGCGCGGGCGAGGCGGAATCCGTCTCCAGCCATCTCTTCAGCTCCACGAGCGCGGAGCGCCCCGGGCCATTGCACGCGAGCACGTCCACGATGGTGGCGGCGGGGATGGCACGCGCGAGCAACACCCCGTTGGGTGCGCGGAAGATGCGCGGCCCCGAGGCCCGGAGGCGCGCGGGGGAGATGACCAGCAGCACATCCACACCGGCGCGCTTGCCCACCTTCGAGTCCACCGCGGCGGCCAGGTGGACATGGGTGCGCGCCGCGGAATGGATACCCTCCCCAGAGAGGATGGCGCGCGCGGCCACCACGGACGTGCCGTGGTAGAGGGGTGCGTCTCCGAGCACCTCGTCCCAGCTGCGCTCCAGCCCGTCGAGCGTCACGGGGGTGCCCTCCAGGGAGTGGCCCTGCACGGCGCGCACCTGCTTGCCCCGCACCTCGTAGCGCGACTTGTTGTTCTCCGCGACCACCTCGTCGAGTTCCTCACGAGACAGCCCCGTCATCCGCAGCACCTCGCCGATGAGGGCAAAGCCCGCGGAGTCCATGGCGAGGCCCATCTCCCGGGCGCCATGGCGCAACAACCATGAGAGCTTCTTCGATTTCCTGGCGAGCGCCTGGAGGTCCTTCTCCGGGCGGCGTGAACTGGCCATGACCGTGCTTCCTTTCTTCCGAGGAGGAACACTAGCCGCTCCCCTTCCCGCTCACGAATCGGGACTTCCCTCCAGCTATCGAAGAAACGGATAGTTCCACTCATGGAAACGGATGGGCTTCGTGCCCTGGTGGCGTTCGCGGAGGCTGGCTGCAATCTGACGCTCGCGGGGCGCGCCATCGGGCTGTCCCAGCCAGCGATGCATGCGCGGCTGCAAGGGGTGGCGCGGGCACTGGAGATCTCCCTCTACGAGCGGCGGGGCCGGCGCCTCCAACTCACCCCGGATGGAACGCGCGTGCTCGCCTGGGCGCGTGACGTGCTCGAGCGAGAGCGCGCCCTGCGCGTGGAGCTGCGACAGGGACATGCGGAGGAGCGGGTGGTGCTCGCCTGCGGAGAGGGGGCCCTGGTGCATGTGGTGGCCGAGCGTGTCGCTCCGCTCCTTCGCGAGCGGACCGGAGTGCTCTCCTTCCTCGTGCTGGATGGCCCCGCCGCTATCGCCGCCGTCGAGCGCGGCTCGGCGCACCTGGCGGTGGTGGCCGGGCCCGCTTCCAGTCCCCCGGGACTCCGCTCGCAACCGCTCGTCACCGCCTCGATGCTGGCCGTGGCTTCCCGGCAACACCCGCTGGCGCGGGCGGGACGGGAGGTGGAGGTGCGGGCACTGCTCGAGCACCGGCTCCTGGTGCCCCCACTCGGCCGCGCCCTGCGCGCAACCCTGGAGGACGCCGCCGCGGCCCATGGACGGACCCTCGAGGTCGCCGCGGAGGTGACCGGCTGGGAGGCGGTCTGCCGACTCGCGGCGTTGGGGGTGGGAGTGGGAGTGATCAACGACGTGGTGGCCACCCCGGGCCTCGCACGCCTGTCCGTGCGCGGCCTTCCCCCAGTGACCTACCGGTTGCTGATGCGGCGTGGACGTGGCACGCGGCTCGCGGAGGAGGTGGTGCGGACCCTGCTCGGCTGACAACACGTCAGACGGGATAGGGTTCCGCTCGAAACACGAATGGCTCGAACAGGAATGGAGATCGAACGAGCATGTGGAAGAACTCGCCCCCCGACACCGAGGAAGTCATGGCGATGGTCAGGGCCGTGGCCGAACAGAAGTGGAAGGAGTCACTGGCTCCGAGGAACGCGAATCCGGCCGATGCCACATTCATCGGCTGGAGAACCTACATCAGCGACCCTTTTCCTCTGACGTGGCCGTCCGAGGATGGGACTCTCGTTTTCTACGCTCTCGCTCGGGGCATGAATCCCCGAGCGCTGCGGGACGGAGAGTTCGTCGGTCCCACCTGGGCCAGGATTACCTACTCGGCCCAGGACAAGAAAACCGGACTCACCCTCCTGGACGTCCGACTCGAGTCTCGCGGAGTCCAGGGAGTACGCCCCCTGCGACAAGAGGAACTCGAGATTCTGGAGTTGAAACCGCTGGACTCCCTACTGGGTTCGCGGACAGCGGCCGCGGCTCAGAAGCTCAAGTCTTATTACTGTCTTCAGCTCTCGCTCGGGAACATCCCGTCCGAAGCAATCACTGCTCACGCGGCATTCTTCAACTGGCTCGACTGTCGCGCCTGTTGAGGGCGGGGAGAGGCCCCGGGGTTTTGTGGACACACCCAACAAGTCGGAGGAACGGAAGGCAGTGTCCATGGCAAGCCCCCTTCAGCGGCTGACGTGCGTGCCGCCGGTCGTCATCCGCAGCATCTCCGGCGTATAGAAGTGGTACGGGTGCACCACCTCGGGCGCACTCACCGCATCGAGCTTCTCGCGCAGCGATTGAGGCAACTCGAACTCCAGAGACCGCAGGTTGTCCTCGAGCTGCGAGAGCCTCGAGGCACCCACCAGCGTCGAGGTGACGCCCGGCCGCCGGGCGACCCAGTTGAGCGCCACGTGCGCGGGAGACTGGCCCACCTCCTTCGCCACCGACTTCAGCGTGTCGACGATGGACCAGTTCTTCTCGGTGAACAGCTTCTCGAAGATGGGATAGCCGGAGTTGTACAGGTGACCGAGCCGGCCCTCGCCGCGGCTCCCCACGCTTTCGCGCGTGTACTTGCCCGTCAGCATCCCGGAACCGAGCGGGCTCCAGGGGACGAGACCCAGGCCCAGCTCCCGCGCGGCGACGAGGTGTTCGCGCTCGATGTTGCGCTCCACCAGGGAGTACTCGAGCTGCAGCGCGGCGATGCGCTCCCACCCGCGCCACTCGGCCAGCGTCTGCGCGCGAGCGAGGTACCAGGCCGGTACGTCGGACAGGCCGATGGCGCGGACTTTCCCCGAGCGCACCATGTCATTGAGCGTGGACATCACCTCCTCCACGGGCGTGAGGGCATCCCACACGTGCACCCAGTACAGGTCGAGGTAATCGGTCCTGAGCCGCTCGAGGCTTCCATGGAGCGCGCGGTACAGGTTCTTGCGTCCGTTGCCGGCGGCGTTGGGATCTCCGTTGGAGAAGCTCTGGCTGTACTTGGTAGCGAGCACCACGCGGTCTCGATTGCCGTGCGCCTTGAAGTAGTCGCCGAGGATCTTCTCGCTCGTGCCCCCGGTGTAGATGTCGGCGGTGTCGATGAAGTTGCCGCCCGCATCCAGGTAGCGCTCGACGAGCGAGAACGCGGTGTCTGGAGGCACTCCCCAGCCGGTCTCGGTTCCGAACGTCATGGTGCCCAGGGCGAGCGGACTCACCCGCAGTCCGGTACGTCCGAGGAGGCGGTAGTGCGCCAACGAGGTGATGGATGAGGACATGGCTCATGACTCCTTCGCGATGAATTCGCGGGGAATACATGTCCGGCGCCCAGTCTTTTGAAAATGGCTGTTATGAAGACGAGCCTTGAAGTCGCACTTCACAATGCCGCCCTGCCCGATGGGCTCCCCTTCGCATCGTTCGTGAAACAAGGCCGCACACATGCTGCACCACCTTCCCGCCTTCTTCGCTGTCGCCGAACACAAGAACTTCACGCGTGCCGCCGCGTCGCTCGGAATCTCCACCTCGGCGGTGAGTCAGTCGATCCGCGCACTCGAGGCGCACGTCGGAGCGCCCCTGCTCGCTCGCACCACGCGCAGCGTCTCGATGACGGAGGCCGGGCGGCGGTTGCTCGAGACGGCGGCTCCGGCGGTGAAGCAGGCGCGAGAAGCGCTCGACAACGCCGCGCGCCAGCCGGGCGAGCTATCGGGTGTGCTGCGGCTCAATGTGCCGCTCCTCGCGGTGAAGACGGTGATGGGCCCGGTGCTGCCCGTCTTCCATGCGCGCCATCCAGGGGTGCGAACCGAGGTGTGGGTCGAGAATCGGTTCGTGGACATCGTCGCCGAGCGCTTCGACGCGGGCATCCGGCTGATGGAAGGCGTGCAGCGCGACATGGTGACCACACGGCTGATGGAACCCCTTCGCTTCGTGGTGGTCGGCAGCCCCGCGTACCTCGGGCGGAAGGGACGTCCCACACATCCCCGGCAACTCGCGGGGCATCAAATCATCGGCTGGCACAGCCCCACGAATGGGACGCTCGTTCCGTGGGATCTCGAGCGAAGAGGCCGCGTGTGGAAGGTGCCCGCGAGCGCGCCCGTGTCGACCAATGACACCACGGCGATGCTTGAGCTCGCGGTGCGCGGCCTGGGTCTCGCGTACATCGCGGAGACGCTGGCCGCGAAGCTCATCCGCGAGAAGAAGCTCGAGGAGGTGCTGTCAGATTGGGCGCCCGAAGTGCCCGGCGTGTTCCTCTATTTCCCCTCGCGCGCCCAGGCGTCGGCTCCGTTGCGCGCGTTCATCGAGTGCGCGCGTGAAGTGCTCGCCACTCCGACGAGGGGGACGTAGGGCGCCACAGTAGGAGCATCCACGCCTCGTTCACTGGGAAGGTGTCACTGGGAAGGTGTCCTGGGAAGGTGTCAAAGGTCTCGTATCGACACCTCTCTCCCTACGAGTCGTTTGACACCTGGTCCGGGGCGATGGGGAACACGGACGGGCCGCTCCCGCCGAGCCTCACCTGGTTCTTCGTGCTCATCGAAGGGTGGCTCCGTTCACGCCGCGAAGTAGCGGCCCTGATCCAGGTCCGCGAGGAGGCCGACCTGCTTCGGGTTCCACTCGAGTTGATCGCGCGTTCGCGCGCTCGAGGCCGGGGCATCGAGAGCCGCGAAGTTCACGAAGCCACCGAAGTGCTGCGCGGCCTCGTCGCGAGGCTTGCCGACAATCGGCACCCCGAGGCGACGGCCGATGGCGGTGGCGATGTCGCGGAACGGGATGCCCTCGTCGGCGACCGCGTGGTACCGCCCGCCGCCAGGCCGCTTCTCGAGCACGAGTCGATAGAGCCGCGCGGCATCGAGCCGATGCACGGAGGACCAGCGGTTGCCGCCGTCGTCGATGTACGCGGAGAGGCCCGTTCGCCGCGCCAGTTTGATCAGTGTCGGCATGAAGTGAGGATCGCCGTCGCCGTGTACCGACGGTGGCAGACGCACCACCGAGACGCGCACACCGCGCGCGGCGACGGCGTCGGCGGCCTCTTCGGTCGCCACGCGAGGAAGCGCCGCGGCCCCGGACGCCGGCGCCGTCTCCTCTGTCCCGAGCACGCCATTCGGCAGCACGGCGACGGCCGACGTGATGATCAGCGGGCGCGTCGTTCCGGCGAGCGCCGCCCCCAGCGTCTCGATGGTACGCCTGTCGAGCTCGCAGTTCTCCTTGTACTTCGAGAAGTCGTGGTTGAACGCCGTGTGGATGACGGCATCCGACGTCGCCACGCCGCGCTCGAGGCAGTCGAGGTCCTCGAATGATCCGCGCTGCACCGAGGCGCCGATGGCCGTGAGCGACGCGGCACCAGCGTCAGACCGAGCGAGGCCGAGCACCTCGTGCCCCGCGGCGAGAAGTTCCTGAACGACCGCCGAGCCAACGAAGCCCGTGGCTCCCGTGACGAAAACGCGCATGACGATGTCCTCCGTGGTTTCGACCAACCTGCGCCGATTCGAAGACCGTCACAATCCGCATGCTCGACATGCTAAGCATGCGCGAAAGTATGTCTCGTCACTATGACAGGCAGGTGCTCGATGGCCTCGGCATTCTCCGTGCGGTGGTGGAAGCCGGGAGCTTCGTCGGCGCGGGCGAAGCACTCGGGCTCACGCAGCCCGCCGTCAGCCGCGCGGTGGCGCGCCTCGAGGAGCGCGTCGGCGTTCGCATGTTCCGGCGCACCGCGCGCGCCATCTCGCTCACCGAGGAGGGTCGGCGCTTCTATGAGTCGATCGCACCGCACCTCCGCGCCATCGAAGAGGC from Cystobacter ferrugineus encodes:
- a CDS encoding RNA 2'-phosphotransferase, giving the protein MASSRRPEKDLQALARKSKKLSWLLRHGAREMGLAMDSAGFALIGEVLRMTGLSREELDEVVAENNKSRYEVRGKQVRAVQGHSLEGTPVTLDGLERSWDEVLGDAPLYHGTSVVAARAILSGEGIHSAARTHVHLAAAVDSKVGKRAGVDVLLVISPARLRASGPRIFRAPNGVLLARAIPAATIVDVLACNGPGRSALVELKRWLETDSASPAPSRGG
- a CDS encoding LysR family transcriptional regulator, whose amino-acid sequence is METDGLRALVAFAEAGCNLTLAGRAIGLSQPAMHARLQGVARALEISLYERRGRRLQLTPDGTRVLAWARDVLERERALRVELRQGHAEERVVLACGEGALVHVVAERVAPLLRERTGVLSFLVLDGPAAIAAVERGSAHLAVVAGPASSPPGLRSQPLVTASMLAVASRQHPLARAGREVEVRALLEHRLLVPPLGRALRATLEDAAAAHGRTLEVAAEVTGWEAVCRLAALGVGVGVINDVVATPGLARLSVRGLPPVTYRLLMRRGRGTRLAEEVVRTLLG
- a CDS encoding SDR family oxidoreductase yields the protein MRVFVTGATGFVGSAVVQELLAAGHEVLGLARSDAGAASLTAIGASVQRGSFEDLDCLERGVATSDAVIHTAFNHDFSKYKENCELDRRTIETLGAALAGTTRPLIITSAVAVLPNGVLGTEETAPASGAAALPRVATEEAADAVAARGVRVSVVRLPPSVHGDGDPHFMPTLIKLARRTGLSAYIDDGGNRWSSVHRLDAARLYRLVLEKRPGGGRYHAVADEGIPFRDIATAIGRRLGVPIVGKPRDEAAQHFGGFVNFAALDAPASSARTRDQLEWNPKQVGLLADLDQGRYFAA
- a CDS encoding aldo/keto reductase — encoded protein: MSSSITSLAHYRLLGRTGLRVSPLALGTMTFGTETGWGVPPDTAFSLVERYLDAGGNFIDTADIYTGGTSEKILGDYFKAHGNRDRVVLATKYSQSFSNGDPNAAGNGRKNLYRALHGSLERLRTDYLDLYWVHVWDALTPVEEVMSTLNDMVRSGKVRAIGLSDVPAWYLARAQTLAEWRGWERIAALQLEYSLVERNIEREHLVAARELGLGLVPWSPLGSGMLTGKYTRESVGSRGEGRLGHLYNSGYPIFEKLFTEKNWSIVDTLKSVAKEVGQSPAHVALNWVARRPGVTSTLVGASRLSQLEDNLRSLEFELPQSLREKLDAVSAPEVVHPYHFYTPEMLRMTTGGTHVSR
- a CDS encoding LysR family transcriptional regulator, which gives rise to MLHHLPAFFAVAEHKNFTRAAASLGISTSAVSQSIRALEAHVGAPLLARTTRSVSMTEAGRRLLETAAPAVKQAREALDNAARQPGELSGVLRLNVPLLAVKTVMGPVLPVFHARHPGVRTEVWVENRFVDIVAERFDAGIRLMEGVQRDMVTTRLMEPLRFVVVGSPAYLGRKGRPTHPRQLAGHQIIGWHSPTNGTLVPWDLERRGRVWKVPASAPVSTNDTTAMLELAVRGLGLAYIAETLAAKLIREKKLEEVLSDWAPEVPGVFLYFPSRAQASAPLRAFIECAREVLATPTRGT